A window of Ruminococcus champanellensis 18P13 = JCM 17042 contains these coding sequences:
- a CDS encoding stage II sporulation protein M — MYQTVGACCTATQQRRRQLQRFLCVLLCGFLIGIVWAMGAPDHTWNLLLDQGFSEQEVYRSLPGIFLGSFLPTFGLLLCCMLLGLSAFGQAGSILVLLYRGIGLGVAASHSYLTWGLQGLPVVLFLQLPHSGVTSILLLLAVREAWRLSSRFAAFARNQPGEDGEPLRYYWIRFFVLTLLLMIGAAGDSALTYFLSGFLIGAV, encoded by the coding sequence ATGTATCAGACGGTAGGGGCATGCTGCACGGCGACCCAGCAGCGGCGTCGGCAGCTGCAGCGCTTTCTGTGTGTGCTGCTGTGTGGATTTTTGATCGGGATTGTATGGGCGATGGGAGCGCCGGATCACACCTGGAACCTTTTACTGGATCAGGGCTTTTCCGAGCAGGAGGTGTATCGTTCCCTGCCCGGGATCTTTCTGGGCTCCTTCCTGCCCACCTTCGGACTGCTGCTGTGCTGCATGCTGCTGGGGCTGTCCGCATTCGGACAGGCAGGATCCATCCTGGTGCTGTTGTACCGGGGGATCGGTCTGGGGGTGGCTGCGTCCCACTCCTATCTGACCTGGGGCTTGCAGGGGCTGCCGGTGGTTTTGTTTCTGCAGTTGCCCCACAGCGGAGTCACCTCGATCCTTCTGCTGCTGGCAGTCCGGGAAGCGTGGCGGCTTTCGTCCCGGTTTGCCGCATTTGCCCGCAACCAGCCCGGAGAGGATGGGGAACCCCTGCGCTATTACTGGATTCGATTTTTTGTGCTGACACTGCTGTTGATGATTGGGGCGGCAGGAGACAGCGCACTGACCTATTTTCTGTCCGGTTTCTTAATCGGGGCAGTGTAA
- a CDS encoding DUF624 domain-containing protein, with protein MGLFHNSYESAGAGIAKDEPKKKPFFRFWEIVWRKLGKLVGVNLVYTLFLLPGLIGIISLFTMKSEKLSYLMAGFCLLVQAILIGPSMAGMTKVLRNFSQERHAYVWYDYITALKRNFKQSVVVGVFDSVMLVCVACGVYVYPQLISSMNNNLIYVPFVLMFTVALTVLMMNYYAFLMIVSTDLSLRAIVKNSFALTCIALKKNILTIVLSALVIVVFAFLCYVNFYFLFLLPFLPMSFLWLMVCFNCYPVIQKLVINPYYEQRGEENPELRYTSPSNPEESIFVDQGGKEKPIEPKKKPKRGKTIS; from the coding sequence TTGGGACTCTTTCACAACTCATATGAGAGTGCCGGAGCCGGAATTGCAAAGGATGAACCGAAAAAGAAGCCGTTTTTCCGATTCTGGGAGATCGTCTGGCGGAAGCTTGGCAAGCTGGTTGGTGTCAACCTGGTGTACACACTGTTTTTGCTTCCGGGCTTGATCGGTATCATTTCTTTGTTTACCATGAAAAGTGAAAAACTCAGTTATTTGATGGCTGGATTCTGTCTGCTGGTGCAGGCAATCCTGATCGGGCCGTCCATGGCGGGCATGACCAAGGTGCTTCGGAATTTTTCCCAGGAACGACATGCTTATGTGTGGTACGATTACATTACTGCGCTGAAACGGAATTTCAAGCAGTCCGTTGTAGTGGGTGTGTTTGATTCGGTGATGCTGGTGTGCGTGGCATGCGGCGTGTATGTGTACCCTCAACTGATCTCCAGCATGAACAACAATCTAATTTATGTGCCCTTTGTGCTGATGTTCACAGTGGCGCTGACGGTGCTGATGATGAATTACTATGCATTTTTGATGATCGTTTCCACGGATCTTTCCCTGCGTGCCATCGTCAAAAACAGCTTTGCCCTGACCTGCATTGCTCTGAAGAAAAACATCCTCACCATTGTGCTTTCAGCGCTGGTGATCGTGGTGTTTGCATTCCTGTGCTATGTGAATTTCTACTTCCTGTTCCTGCTGCCCTTTCTGCCCATGAGTTTTCTGTGGCTGATGGTCTGCTTCAATTGCTATCCGGTGATCCAGAAGCTGGTCATCAATCCCTACTATGAGCAGCGGGGAGAGGAAAATCCGGAACTGCGGTATACTTCTCCCAGTAATCCGGAGGAGAGCATTTTTGTGGATCAGGGAGGCAAGGAAAAGCCGATTGAGCCGAAGAAAAAGCCCAAGCGGGGAAAAACCATTTCCTGA
- the pfkA gene encoding 6-phosphofructokinase, whose amino-acid sequence MKKIGVLTSGGDAPGMNAAIRAVVRTAISKGMQVFGINRGYNGLINGDVYEMNTRSVSSIIQRGGTLLYTARCPEFRTEEGLQKAKKTCEELGLEGIVVIGGDGSFRGAADLSERGILCVGLPGTIDNDIACTEYTIGYDTAMNTVVEMVDKLRDTCHSHDRCSVVEVMGRNAGHIALNTGVACGATFVLVPELPYDLDEVAKKMLETKKTGKQNFIVIVAEGIGHSELIAKTLEAKTGIEARATILGHVQRGGSPTLRDRVVASEMGYYAVELLENDIGNRVVGMQQGKIVDFDIQEALSMKKPFDEKLYQISNTISI is encoded by the coding sequence ATGAAAAAAATCGGCGTATTGACAAGCGGCGGAGATGCCCCGGGCATGAATGCAGCCATCCGTGCGGTGGTTCGTACTGCAATTTCCAAGGGAATGCAGGTATTCGGCATCAACAGAGGCTATAACGGGCTGATCAACGGGGATGTTTACGAGATGAACACCCGGAGCGTTTCGTCCATTATCCAGCGCGGCGGTACCCTGCTTTATACTGCCCGCTGCCCTGAATTCCGCACAGAAGAGGGGTTGCAGAAGGCAAAGAAGACCTGCGAGGAGCTGGGTCTGGAGGGCATTGTAGTCATTGGCGGTGATGGTTCCTTCCGTGGTGCAGCTGACCTTTCCGAAAGAGGCATCCTCTGCGTAGGTCTGCCGGGCACCATCGACAACGATATTGCCTGCACAGAATATACCATCGGTTACGATACCGCAATGAACACCGTTGTGGAAATGGTGGACAAGCTGCGGGATACCTGTCATTCTCATGACCGTTGCAGTGTGGTTGAGGTAATGGGCAGAAACGCAGGGCATATCGCACTTAACACCGGTGTGGCATGCGGCGCAACCTTTGTACTGGTTCCGGAGCTGCCCTATGATCTGGACGAGGTTGCAAAGAAGATGCTGGAGACCAAGAAGACCGGCAAGCAGAACTTCATCGTCATCGTAGCAGAGGGCATCGGTCACTCTGAGCTGATCGCAAAGACCCTGGAAGCCAAGACCGGCATTGAAGCAAGAGCAACCATTCTGGGTCATGTACAGCGTGGCGGTTCTCCGACACTGCGTGACCGTGTGGTTGCAAGTGAAATGGGTTACTACGCCGTTGAACTGCTGGAAAACGACATCGGGAACCGTGTTGTAGGCATGCAGCAGGGCAAGATCGTAGACTTTGACATTCAGGAAGCGCTGTCTATGAAGAAGCCCTTTGACGAGAAGCTGTACCAGATTTCCAACACCATCAGTATCTGA
- a CDS encoding PduL/EutD family phosphate acyltransferase, translated as MSKKFIVETSARHVHLTQEHLEALFGKGATLTHKKDLSQPGQFACEERVTIVGPKRELAGVSILGPVRPATQVELSATDARSIGVDAPIRESGDIAGSGACKIIGSKGEIEISEGVIVAKRHIHLTPADAEELGVKDKEIVWVKLDTDGRKAILGDVVVRVSEKFARAMHIDTDESNAVSAPRSLEGEIVEI; from the coding sequence ATGTCTAAGAAATTTATCGTTGAAACATCCGCAAGACACGTGCATCTGACTCAGGAGCATCTGGAAGCTCTGTTTGGTAAGGGCGCCACCCTGACCCATAAAAAGGATCTGTCCCAGCCGGGTCAGTTTGCCTGTGAAGAACGTGTAACCATCGTTGGCCCCAAGCGGGAACTGGCTGGTGTGTCCATTCTTGGTCCGGTTCGTCCTGCTACCCAGGTTGAGCTGTCTGCAACGGACGCACGTTCCATCGGCGTGGACGCACCCATCCGGGAATCTGGTGACATTGCCGGTTCCGGCGCATGTAAGATCATTGGCTCAAAGGGTGAGATCGAGATCAGCGAGGGCGTGATCGTTGCAAAGCGTCACATTCACCTGACTCCTGCCGATGCTGAGGAGCTGGGCGTAAAGGACAAGGAGATCGTCTGGGTGAAGCTGGATACCGACGGCAGAAAGGCTATTTTGGGCGATGTTGTTGTTCGTGTATCCGAGAAGTTCGCACGGGCTATGCATATCGACACTGATGAGTCCAATGCGGTTTCCGCACCCCGTTCGCTTGAGGGTGAAATCGTAGAGATCTGA
- the rpsO gene encoding 30S ribosomal protein S15, which produces MLLKEEKTAVIEANKLHEGDTGSPEVQIAILTKRIQDLTAHLKVHQKDHHSRRGLHKMVGHRRNLLNYLKKKDIERYRATIEKLGIRK; this is translated from the coding sequence ATGCTGCTGAAGGAAGAAAAGACCGCAGTCATCGAAGCAAACAAGCTTCACGAAGGAGATACCGGTTCTCCGGAGGTTCAGATTGCCATTCTCACCAAGAGAATCCAGGATCTGACCGCACATCTGAAGGTTCATCAGAAGGATCACCACTCCCGCAGAGGTCTGCACAAGATGGTTGGTCACAGACGGAACCTGCTCAACTACCTGAAGAAGAAGGACATTGAGCGTTACCGTGCAACCATTGAGAAGCTGGGTATCCGTAAGTAA
- a CDS encoding phosphatase PAP2 family protein, whose protein sequence is MEFEFFILDWIQTHLRHPILDPIIVFITTLGNAGILWIGLTILLAVRKSTRKTAAALAVALGLCLLWGNLLLKPLIGRIRPFNAQDAITLLIAAPLDYSFPSGHTMSSFAAAMVLLLTERRMGIPAMILAGLIAFSRMYLYVHYPTDVLAGLLMGCLFGWFAVRIVQKLHAHRFQRNQQEKPHR, encoded by the coding sequence ATGGAATTTGAATTTTTCATCCTGGACTGGATCCAGACCCATCTGCGGCATCCTATACTGGATCCGATCATAGTTTTCATCACCACCCTGGGCAACGCCGGTATCCTCTGGATCGGACTGACCATTTTGCTTGCTGTCAGAAAATCCACACGAAAAACTGCTGCCGCGCTGGCTGTGGCATTGGGGCTCTGCCTGCTGTGGGGAAATCTGCTGCTCAAGCCCCTGATCGGCAGGATCCGCCCCTTCAACGCCCAGGATGCCATTACCCTATTGATCGCTGCACCACTGGATTACTCCTTCCCCTCCGGTCACACCATGTCCTCCTTTGCCGCCGCCATGGTGCTGCTTCTGACAGAGCGGCGCATGGGGATTCCGGCTATGATTCTGGCAGGACTCATCGCCTTTTCCCGTATGTATTTGTATGTACATTATCCAACGGATGTGCTGGCTGGATTGCTGATGGGCTGCCTGTTCGGCTGGTTCGCCGTCCGCATCGTTCAGAAGCTGCATGCCCACCGATTCCAAAGGAATCAACAAGAAAAACCGCATAGATGA
- a CDS encoding gamma-glutamyl-gamma-aminobutyrate hydrolase family protein: MKGNVIGVTPLYCDEKKSVWMLPGYLDMLRAVGLVPVILPDIATEEELRRLDHFCDGYLFTGGHDVDPALYDAVPSPLCGSINHNRDQLEERLFRIALASDKPILGICRGIQLINVLLGGTLYQDLDSEHPSSVEHHMLPPYNRTVHRVTLESGILSSLIREWEFGVNSYHHQAICRLAPVLHTEAVSQDGLIEGVSCPDMRFLLAVQWHPELIYREDPRNFAIVKAFADAVRGI; the protein is encoded by the coding sequence ATGAAAGGAAACGTGATCGGGGTAACGCCCCTGTACTGTGACGAAAAGAAAAGCGTCTGGATGCTGCCCGGGTATCTGGACATGCTCCGGGCAGTGGGGCTTGTGCCTGTGATTCTGCCGGACATTGCCACAGAGGAGGAACTGCGCCGACTGGATCACTTCTGTGACGGATACCTGTTTACCGGCGGTCATGACGTAGATCCGGCACTGTATGATGCGGTCCCCTCTCCCCTATGCGGCAGCATCAACCACAACCGGGATCAGCTGGAGGAACGGCTGTTCCGGATTGCCCTTGCATCGGACAAGCCCATTCTGGGCATCTGCCGGGGCATTCAGCTGATCAATGTACTGCTGGGAGGCACCCTGTATCAGGATCTGGACTCGGAGCACCCCTCCTCTGTGGAGCATCACATGCTGCCTCCCTACAACCGGACGGTACACCGGGTCACCCTGGAATCAGGCATCCTGTCAAGCCTGATCCGGGAGTGGGAATTCGGCGTCAATTCCTATCATCACCAGGCAATCTGTCGGCTGGCACCGGTACTGCACACGGAAGCAGTATCCCAGGACGGGCTTATCGAAGGTGTATCCTGTCCGGATATGCGGTTTCTGCTGGCAGTGCAGTGGCATCCGGAGCTGATTTACCGGGAGGATCCCCGGAATTTTGCAATTGTCAAAGCCTTTGCAGATGCCGTCAGAGGAATCTGA
- a CDS encoding PspC domain-containing protein, translated as MQKRLCKSRTDKMIAGVCGGIANYLNCDPTIVRLITAALVLFVGSGLILYIIAAIVMPYET; from the coding sequence ATGCAGAAACGTTTGTGCAAATCCAGAACGGATAAAATGATTGCAGGGGTATGCGGTGGCATCGCCAACTATCTGAACTGCGACCCCACCATCGTGCGGCTGATTACGGCGGCGCTGGTACTGTTTGTAGGCAGCGGTTTGATTCTTTATATCATTGCTGCCATTGTAATGCCTTACGAAACCTAA
- a CDS encoding nicotinate phosphoribosyltransferase, with the protein MDQRNLTMLMDFYELTMANGFLESGLGEQIVYFDLFFRKVPDQAGYAIMAGVEQAVEYLKNLHFTPEDLAYLRGRKLFSEPFLQYLEQFSFSCDVWAIPEGTPVFAHEPLITVRGPAMQAQLLETMLLISINHQSLIATKAARIVRAAEGRPVMEFGSRRAQGYDGATLGARAAYIGGCCGTACASADRDYGVPALGTMAHSWVQLFPTELDAFRAYAKIYPDQCTLLVDTYNVLRSGVPNAITVFRELAAAGYRPKGIRIDSGDIAYLSKKARIMLDEAGFPDCGIVASNALDEYLIRDLLVQGAKINSFGVGERLITSRSEPVFGGVYKLVATERDGELIPKIKLSENVEKVTNPGFKTVWRLFDNQTGMAIADVLTLADEVIDESKPYVIFSPEHTYKRKKLTNFTAKKLQVQLFRAGRCVYQLPTLEEIRRYSQEQLATIWDEVKRFENPHAYYVDLSEPLWQLKQQMLDSYFGAASN; encoded by the coding sequence ATGGATCAGCGCAATCTGACGATGCTCATGGATTTTTATGAGCTGACAATGGCAAATGGGTTTTTGGAGTCCGGATTGGGGGAGCAGATCGTTTACTTTGACCTGTTTTTCCGAAAGGTGCCGGATCAGGCGGGCTATGCCATTATGGCAGGCGTGGAGCAGGCAGTGGAGTATCTGAAAAATCTGCATTTTACGCCGGAGGATCTTGCCTATCTGCGGGGGCGGAAGCTGTTTTCCGAGCCGTTTCTGCAATACCTGGAGCAGTTCTCCTTCTCCTGTGATGTGTGGGCAATTCCGGAGGGTACCCCTGTGTTTGCACACGAGCCGTTGATTACTGTACGGGGTCCTGCCATGCAGGCACAGCTTCTGGAAACCATGCTGCTGATCTCTATCAATCATCAGAGTCTGATTGCCACCAAGGCGGCTCGGATCGTCCGGGCGGCAGAGGGCAGACCGGTGATGGAGTTCGGCTCCCGCCGGGCGCAGGGGTATGACGGCGCTACATTGGGCGCCCGTGCGGCATACATCGGGGGTTGCTGCGGCACTGCCTGTGCATCCGCCGACCGGGACTATGGGGTGCCTGCTCTGGGCACCATGGCGCACAGCTGGGTGCAGCTTTTCCCTACGGAGCTGGATGCATTCCGTGCCTATGCTAAGATCTACCCGGATCAGTGTACGCTGCTGGTGGATACCTACAACGTGCTGCGTTCCGGCGTGCCTAACGCCATTACCGTGTTCCGGGAGCTGGCTGCCGCCGGATACCGTCCCAAGGGCATCCGCATTGACAGCGGCGATATTGCCTACCTGTCCAAAAAGGCACGGATCATGCTGGATGAAGCCGGATTCCCGGACTGCGGCATCGTAGCCTCCAATGCGCTGGATGAGTATCTGATCCGGGATCTTTTGGTGCAGGGTGCGAAGATCAACAGCTTCGGCGTGGGAGAGCGGCTGATCACCTCCCGTTCCGAGCCTGTATTCGGGGGCGTGTATAAACTGGTTGCCACAGAGCGGGACGGGGAACTGATCCCCAAGATCAAGCTGTCGGAAAATGTAGAAAAGGTGACGAATCCGGGCTTCAAGACCGTATGGCGGCTGTTTGACAACCAAACAGGCATGGCGATTGCAGACGTGCTGACCCTGGCGGATGAGGTGATCGATGAAAGCAAGCCCTATGTGATCTTCTCACCGGAGCATACCTACAAACGAAAAAAGCTGACGAATTTTACTGCAAAAAAGCTGCAGGTGCAGCTGTTCCGGGCAGGACGGTGTGTGTACCAGCTGCCCACCTTGGAGGAGATCCGCCGTTACAGCCAGGAGCAGCTGGCTACCATCTGGGATGAGGTCAAGCGGTTTGAAAATCCCCATGCATATTATGTGGATCTGTCCGAGCCCTTGTGGCAGCTGAAGCAGCAGATGCTGGACAGCTATTTCGGCGCAGCATCCAATTGA
- a CDS encoding polyribonucleotide nucleotidyltransferase yields MFENYKVFKTMFAGRELTVETGKTCELANGSCWVRYGGSVVMANVTASAKPREGIDFFPLSVDYEERLYAVGKIPGSFMKREGKPSEKAILTSRMVDRPIRPLFPKDMRNDVSVVMTVLAVDPDHSPEIMGMIATSIAISISDIPWNGPIAGVSVGLVDGEIVLNPTLEQRGRNDLNLTVAGTDKKIVMIEAGANQVDEATMMQAILAGQAENEKMVAFIKDIQKQIGKPKFTFESMEVDHDLFDAIDAFASDRVKFALDTNDKNIREERLNPIKNDIHEKFDPDYPEQIAMIDECIYKLQKKIVRNWLYEGKRVDGRGIDEIRPLAAEVGVLPRVHGSGLFTRGQTQVLTVATLGPVSDAQRIDGIDEDVSKRYMHHYNFPSYSVGETKPSRGPGRREIGHGALAERALEPVIPPVEEFPYALRLVSEVLSSNGSTSQGSICGSTLALMDAGVPIKAPVAGISCGLITKPDSDEFMTMVDIQGLEDFFGDMDFKVGGTHKGITAIQVDIKVDGLTPAIIEEALEKTRKARIYILDEIMLKAIPHYRSSVNEFAPKMMQTKIPVDKIREVIGQGGKVIQKISAECEVKIDVNEDGSVFISGVDLEKTKKALQIVETIAHDPEVGAIYKGKVVRLMSFGAFVEIAPGKDGLVHISKLDKDRVEKVEDVVSIGDEIVVKVVEIDKQGRINLSRKDALADIEAKKNAAK; encoded by the coding sequence ATGTTCGAAAATTATAAAGTGTTCAAGACCATGTTTGCCGGCAGGGAACTGACCGTTGAGACCGGGAAGACCTGTGAACTGGCGAACGGCTCCTGCTGGGTTCGCTACGGCGGCAGCGTTGTGATGGCGAATGTTACAGCAAGCGCAAAGCCCAGAGAGGGCATCGACTTTTTCCCGCTTTCCGTGGATTATGAGGAGCGGCTGTATGCAGTTGGTAAGATCCCGGGCAGCTTCATGAAGCGTGAGGGTAAGCCCAGCGAGAAGGCTATTCTGACTTCCCGTATGGTGGATCGTCCCATTCGTCCCCTGTTCCCCAAGGATATGCGCAACGATGTATCCGTTGTCATGACCGTGCTGGCTGTGGATCCGGATCACTCTCCGGAGATTATGGGTATGATCGCAACCTCCATTGCCATTTCTATTTCCGATATTCCGTGGAACGGCCCCATTGCCGGCGTCAGTGTTGGTCTGGTAGATGGTGAAATCGTACTGAATCCGACTCTGGAGCAGAGAGGCAGGAATGATCTGAATCTGACGGTTGCAGGCACGGACAAGAAGATCGTTATGATCGAGGCAGGCGCAAACCAGGTGGATGAAGCCACCATGATGCAGGCGATTCTGGCTGGTCAGGCTGAAAACGAAAAGATGGTTGCCTTTATCAAGGACATCCAGAAGCAGATCGGCAAGCCCAAGTTTACCTTTGAATCCATGGAAGTGGATCATGATCTGTTTGATGCCATTGACGCATTTGCGTCCGACCGGGTGAAGTTTGCTCTGGATACCAATGATAAGAACATCCGTGAAGAACGGCTGAATCCCATCAAAAACGACATTCACGAAAAGTTTGATCCGGATTACCCGGAGCAGATCGCTATGATCGATGAGTGCATCTACAAGCTGCAGAAGAAGATCGTCCGCAACTGGCTCTATGAGGGCAAGCGTGTGGATGGCAGAGGCATTGATGAGATCCGTCCTCTGGCGGCAGAGGTTGGAGTGCTGCCCCGTGTGCATGGTTCCGGTCTGTTCACAAGAGGTCAGACCCAGGTTCTGACTGTTGCAACCCTTGGTCCTGTTTCCGATGCACAGCGGATCGACGGCATCGATGAAGATGTGTCCAAGCGTTACATGCATCACTATAATTTTCCCTCCTATTCCGTTGGGGAAACCAAGCCCAGCCGTGGCCCGGGCAGACGTGAGATTGGTCACGGTGCTCTGGCAGAGCGTGCGCTGGAGCCGGTGATTCCGCCGGTAGAGGAGTTCCCCTATGCACTGCGTCTGGTTTCCGAGGTGCTGTCCTCCAACGGTTCCACCTCCCAGGGCTCAATCTGCGGCTCTACGCTGGCGCTGATGGATGCAGGCGTACCCATCAAGGCACCGGTTGCCGGTATTTCCTGCGGTCTGATCACCAAGCCGGACAGCGATGAATTCATGACCATGGTGGATATCCAGGGTCTGGAGGATTTCTTCGGGGATATGGACTTTAAGGTTGGCGGTACCCATAAGGGTATCACTGCCATCCAGGTGGATATCAAGGTGGATGGTCTGACCCCTGCCATTATTGAAGAGGCGCTGGAAAAGACCAGAAAGGCTCGGATCTACATTCTGGACGAGATTATGCTCAAGGCAATTCCCCATTACCGCAGCTCTGTCAATGAGTTTGCACCCAAGATGATGCAGACCAAGATTCCGGTTGACAAGATTCGTGAGGTCATCGGTCAGGGCGGCAAGGTGATCCAGAAGATCTCCGCCGAGTGCGAGGTCAAGATCGACGTAAACGAGGACGGCAGCGTATTCATCAGCGGTGTGGATCTGGAAAAGACCAAGAAGGCACTGCAGATCGTGGAGACCATTGCACACGATCCGGAGGTTGGCGCCATCTATAAGGGCAAGGTGGTTCGGCTCATGTCCTTTGGCGCATTCGTGGAAATCGCACCCGGCAAGGATGGCTTGGTTCATATTTCCAAGTTGGATAAGGATCGGGTAGAAAAAGTGGAAGATGTGGTTTCCATCGGGGACGAGATCGTGGTAAAGGTCGTTGAGATCGACAAGCAGGGCAGAATCAACCTGTCCCGCAAGGATGCGCTGGCTGACATCGAGGCAAAGAAGAACGCTGCGAAATAA
- the proC gene encoding pyrroline-5-carboxylate reductase produces MSQTIAKIGFIGAGNMGTAIMKAIRSKFDAAEIYAADPDQAKLEALKAFGVQPCADAAAVTDTCKYVFLAVKPQVIEGVLEGIADHVTADTVLVSIAAGITGEYIQSRTRADAKVILVMPNTPLLLGEGASALAKVAPTTEEEFSFVLSVFAACGKAAVVPADKMKEIIAINGSSPAFIYLYAKGFIDYAASVGIDAQTAAVLFSQSLIGSAKMITDSGYTLDELIKMVSSPGGTTLAGLDALYEGKLTDVAKDACQRCTKRAYELSK; encoded by the coding sequence ATGAGTCAAACAATTGCAAAAATCGGATTTATCGGTGCCGGGAATATGGGCACCGCCATTATGAAAGCCATCCGGTCAAAATTTGACGCAGCAGAGATCTACGCAGCAGATCCGGATCAGGCAAAGCTGGAGGCGTTAAAGGCATTCGGCGTACAGCCCTGTGCGGATGCAGCGGCGGTTACAGATACCTGTAAGTATGTGTTCCTGGCAGTGAAGCCCCAGGTGATCGAAGGGGTGCTGGAGGGCATTGCAGATCATGTAACGGCGGACACAGTACTGGTTTCCATTGCCGCAGGCATCACCGGCGAGTATATCCAGTCCAGGACCCGGGCGGATGCCAAGGTGATCCTGGTGATGCCCAATACGCCCTTGCTGTTAGGGGAGGGCGCATCCGCACTTGCGAAGGTAGCGCCTACCACTGAGGAGGAGTTTTCCTTTGTGCTGTCCGTGTTTGCTGCATGCGGCAAGGCGGCAGTGGTACCGGCGGACAAAATGAAGGAGATCATTGCCATCAACGGCAGCAGTCCGGCATTCATTTATCTGTATGCCAAGGGCTTCATTGACTATGCTGCTTCTGTGGGCATTGATGCCCAGACCGCAGCGGTGCTGTTCAGCCAGAGCCTGATCGGTTCAGCAAAGATGATCACGGATTCCGGCTATACTCTGGATGAATTGATCAAAATGGTTTCTTCTCCCGGTGGCACCACACTTGCCGGATTGGATGCGCTGTATGAGGGGAAGCTGACAGACGTGGCGAAGGATGCCTGCCAGCGCTGCACCAAGCGTGCTTACGAACTGTCTAAGTAA
- a CDS encoding cofactor-independent phosphoglycerate mutase — MNYLVVLFDGMADYPLPELGNKTPLEAADAPNLKGMAKTSEVGMIKTVADGMKPGSDVANLSVLGYDPFQYYTGRSPLEAGSIGIDMKSTDISLRCNLVTLSDEPEYADKTILDYCADDISTAEAEQLVAYLGEKLNDDQFHFYSGVSYRHCLIWEHGTLDIGTLTPPHDITGKPIHDYVPAHPNAQKLYALMRKSYDLLKDHPVNQARVARGLRPANSIWLWGEGVRAELPDFKEKYGLDATMISAVDLLKGIGKFSGMEVLQLPNVTGYIDTDFDGKANAAIDAFKRGKNFVYIHVEAPDECGHRGEIQNKVRAIELIDEKIVGPVTAALRQMGSFRVLITPDHATPLSIRTHTNDPVPFMIYDSEKPRQGVEDYCERTAKMTGLYIDTGYTIMNHFLEK, encoded by the coding sequence ATGAATTATCTGGTAGTGTTATTTGACGGTATGGCGGATTATCCGCTGCCGGAGCTTGGAAATAAGACCCCGTTGGAGGCTGCGGATGCACCAAATCTCAAGGGTATGGCGAAAACCTCTGAGGTTGGCATGATCAAGACGGTTGCGGACGGTATGAAGCCGGGCAGCGATGTGGCAAATCTGTCCGTTCTGGGCTATGATCCATTCCAGTATTACACGGGGCGTTCTCCTCTGGAGGCTGGCAGTATCGGCATTGATATGAAATCCACAGATATTTCCCTGCGCTGCAATCTGGTTACCCTCAGTGATGAACCAGAGTATGCGGACAAAACCATTCTGGACTACTGTGCCGACGATATTTCCACTGCTGAGGCAGAGCAGCTGGTCGCTTACCTGGGCGAAAAGCTGAACGATGACCAGTTCCATTTCTATAGCGGTGTCAGCTATCGGCACTGCCTGATCTGGGAGCACGGTACCCTGGATATCGGCACGCTGACTCCGCCCCATGATATAACCGGCAAGCCCATCCACGACTATGTGCCCGCTCATCCTAACGCACAGAAGCTGTATGCGCTGATGCGCAAGTCCTATGATCTGCTGAAGGATCACCCGGTAAACCAGGCTCGTGTGGCACGGGGGCTGCGTCCGGCAAACAGCATCTGGCTGTGGGGCGAGGGGGTTCGTGCAGAGCTGCCCGATTTCAAGGAGAAGTACGGGCTGGATGCCACTATGATTTCCGCAGTGGATCTGCTGAAGGGCATCGGCAAGTTCTCCGGCATGGAGGTGCTGCAGCTGCCCAACGTGACAGGATACATTGACACGGATTTTGACGGCAAAGCCAACGCAGCCATCGATGCATTCAAGCGTGGGAAAAACTTTGTTTATATCCATGTGGAGGCACCGGATGAATGCGGTCATCGCGGAGAGATCCAGAACAAGGTGCGTGCCATTGAACTGATCGATGAAAAAATCGTTGGCCCGGTGACGGCAGCACTGCGGCAAATGGGTTCCTTCCGGGTACTCATTACCCCGGATCATGCAACACCGCTTTCCATCCGCACCCATACCAACGATCCCGTTCCCTTTATGATCTACGACAGTGAAAAGCCCCGGCAGGGTGTGGAGGATTATTGTGAGCGCACTGCAAAGATGACCGGGTTGTACATTGACACAGGCTATACGATTATGAATCATTTTTTGGAAAAGTGA